The following is a genomic window from Azospirillaceae bacterium.
GGGCCTGTACAACCGTCGCACCGTCATGGACTTGCTGGACCAGCGCCTGTCGACCAAGACGGGCGGCACCTCCGCCCTGCTGTATTTCGACCTGGACAACTTCAAGGCCGTGAACGACCTGCGCGGCCACACGGCGGGCGACGACGTGCTGCGCGCCGTGGGCGACCTGCTGCGCCGCATGGCCCGCATCGGCGATCTGGCCGGCCGCCTGGGCGGCGACGAATTCGTGCTGTGGGTGGACCGGGTGGACGAAGCCCAGGCCCTGTCGGTGGCCGACCGGCTGTTGCGTGAGGCGGCGGAATTCCTGCGCCCGCTGTCGTCGGGGCCGGACAAGCCGCTGGGCGTGTCGGTGGGGGTCGCCGTGCATCGCGGCGGGGCGGGCGAACCGGTCCAAGGCCTGGTGGATCGCGGCGACCAGGGCATGTATGCAGCCAAGCGCCTGGGCAAGGGGCACCGCACGCTGTCGCCCGCCTATGAGGCCGGGCTGGAAACAAGTGAAGGGGAAGAGGGTAAGACGTGATGGGCGGACTGGATTACGATACCGCCAAGAAGTTGGCCTCCAGCGCGGACATGTCCGACCGGCGCTACGTCGCCGCGCGCGCGGACGTGCAGCCGGAAATCCTGTACCTGCTGGCCTCGGACCAGAGTGCCGACGTGCGGGTGGTGATCGCGCGCAACGACGCGACGCCGCGCCAGGCCGACATGATGCTGTCCACCGACGTGGACGAACGGGTGCGCACCGGCCTGGCCGGCAAGATCGCGGCCCTGGTGCCCACCCTGTCGGCCGACAGGGTGGGGCAGATCGAACGCATGACCCTGCAGATCCTGGAAACGCTGGCGCGCGACCGCGCGGTGGCGGTGCGGGGCGTCATGGTGGCGGCGCTGAAGGACCTGCCCAACGCGCCCCCGTCCGTCATCCAGCAGTTGGCCCGCGACCTGGACAGCAGCATCTCCGGCCCGGTGCTGCGCCATTCCCCCATCCTGACCGACGACGATTTGCTGGAGATCATCGCCGGCGCGCCGGAGGATGACCGCCTGTGCGCCATCGCGGAGCGCGCGGACGTCAGTGTCGCGGTGTCCGACGCCATCGTGCAGACGGAACGCGAATCGGCGGTGGCCAGCCTGCTGGGCAACGCCAGCGCCCAGATTCGGGAAGAGACGCTGGACCGCATCCTGGACATGGCGCCCAAGCATGAGCCCTGGCACGCCCCCCTGGTGCGCCGTCCCCACTTGCCGCCGGCGGCAGCCGCCCGCATCGCCGGCTTCGTCACCGACACGCTGGTGACCGTGCTGCAAAGCCGCACCGACCTGCCGCTGGAAACCCGCAAGGCCATCACCCAGGCGGTGCACCAGCGCCTGCCGGCCAAGGCCAACGGCAACGGCGACGCCCTGGTGGAGGAAGAGGAATCCAAGGAGCGACCCGCCGACCGTGCCCGGCGCCTGCACAAGGAAAAGAAGCTGACGGAGGATGTGGTGACCTCGGCCCTGGGCCAGGGGGATCGCGGCTTCGTCCTGGCGGCCCTGGCGCTGCTGTCCGGCTTGCCCCAGCCCATCGTGGAAAAGATCATCGCCGGCCAAAGCCCGCGCGGCGTCACCGCCCTGTGCTGGAAGGCGACGCTGAGCATGCGCACCGCCCGCCAGGTGCAGATGCGCCTGGCCCAAATCCCGCCGTCCAACGTGCTGAACGCCCGCGAGGGCACCAAGTACCCCATGACGGATGATGAGATGAAGTGGCAGCTGGAGTTCTTTGGCGTGGAGTGACCGGGCGCCACGATCTTCAGAAAACAAAAGCGCCGGGTGGATCGCTCCGCCCGGCGCTTTGCTTTTCCTGGTCGGCGGATCGGCTTACTTATGCCCGATCAGGGTGCCGGCGCCGCCCTCGGTGAAGATTTCCATCAGGATGGCGTGGGGCACGCGGCCGTCCAGGATGACGGAGGCGTCGACGCCGTTCTCCACCGCCTGGATGCAGGTCTCGATCTTGGGGATCATGCCGCCGCTGGCGGTGCCGTCGGCGATGCAGGCCTTCGCCTGGTCCACCGTCAGCTCGGGGATCAGGGTCTTTTCCTTGTCCAGCACGCCGGCCACGTCGGTCAGCAGCAGCAGGCGCTTGGCGCCGATGGCGGCGGCCACGGCACCGGCGGCGGTGTCGGCGTTGATGTTGAAAGTCTCGCCATTGGGGCCGAAGCCGATGGGGGCGATCACGGGGATCAGCCCCGCCTCCTGCATGCGGCGGATCATGTCGGGGTTGACCTTGTAGGGGTCGCCGACGAAGCCCAGGTCCAGCACCTTTTCGATGTTGCTGTCGGGGTCGCGCTTGGTGCGCAGGACCTTCTTGGCCTCGATCAGTTCACCGTCCTTGCCGGACAGGCCGATGGCGCGGCCACCCTGGTCGTTGATCAGCTGGACCAGCTGCTTGTTGATGGAGCCGGACAGCACCATCTCGACGATCTCCACCGTCTCCTTGTCGGTGACGCGCAGGCCGTCGATGAATTCGGCACTTGATCTTCAGCCGGTCCAGCATCTGGCCGATCTGCGGCCCGCCGCCATGCACCACCACCGGGTTGATGCCCACCTGCTTCAGCAGGACGATGTCGCGGGCGAACATCTCACCCAGACGCTCGTTGCCCATGGCGTGGCCGCCATACTTCACGACGAAGGTCTTGCCGGCATAGCGCCGCATGTAGGGCAACGCTTCCGACAGGGTGGTGGCCTTGCCCAGCCACTCTTCGCGGGAAACGGCCAGGGCGGTCTTGGCGTCGGTAACAGCGGTCATCGGCGTCGGGTCCGTCATCACGGGGGGGGGGGGAACGATAGGCGGTTCGTATCTATACCCGACCCGGCCCCAGGGCAATCCCCAGTGGCCGGCGGTGCGGCGATAGGGGGCACGCGTCCATCACGGGGCGGGGCGGCCCAAGGTTACGGGTTGGCCAGGGCCGCCAGCGAGGCCCGCAGTTCCGGCACGCCCTCGCCCGTCTCGCTGCTGGTGAACAGCACTTCG
Proteins encoded in this region:
- a CDS encoding DUF2336 domain-containing protein, whose product is MGGLDYDTAKKLASSADMSDRRYVAARADVQPEILYLLASDQSADVRVVIARNDATPRQADMMLSTDVDERVRTGLAGKIAALVPTLSADRVGQIERMTLQILETLARDRAVAVRGVMVAALKDLPNAPPSVIQQLARDLDSSISGPVLRHSPILTDDDLLEIIAGAPEDDRLCAIAERADVSVAVSDAIVQTERESAVASLLGNASAQIREETLDRILDMAPKHEPWHAPLVRRPHLPPAAAARIAGFVTDTLVTVLQSRTDLPLETRKAITQAVHQRLPAKANGNGDALVEEEESKERPADRARRLHKEKKLTEDVVTSALGQGDRGFVLAALALLSGLPQPIVEKIIAGQSPRGVTALCWKATLSMRTARQVQMRLAQIPPSNVLNAREGTKYPMTDDEMKWQLEFFGVE